tgacgtaacttatgatcatgagttactcttgaatgaaagcttatgcacacatgcatattcctgcattgtaactctggagtgcacttacagtaaggacactgtgaaaagaagaaaaggccaacagcaagaaccaggcagcgcagtgctgtttgcaccttctcggctgttgtcggtttaagtcaccttcactgcagcagagtcgtgttatgcggcgaagcatatttagcatcatgcagtgaagcatatctgaagttaaaggggacactgttacggggcccctgctggtgcttatggttacccgacactatcagcttaagtactcgtactgtgacctcttcatgcatttggacaacaccaatcgccatgtgaaaacctctgttcactactaatcttgctaagagcctaaattgtttccaaactacaaatttcaccaagtggcaaacttggcaatgcttctggaacctctttctaaagtactttaatactaccaggatgcttcaatgtcAAACTGGATTAAAAACCTGGGATGAGATTGCGCAAGCTTCTAGCTTTCTGACTGTTTGCTTCACCTTCTACATCAGTGAGTAGGCAGCGTTCAATAGGCGCTCCCGCTTCACCAAGCAGACGACCGCTGACGAAAGCACGGTGAAAGCGAATAATGAGAGCGCAAGCAAACATTCAGAATGCAAGATCTCGCCCttggatttagagaaaggaaggataatttcaacaccaaggaacaccaacactgggcaacattcatgcactagctttgtcagttttttgatgctcCCACTACTTGTGCTGAGGTCGCGAGAAAAGCCCAGAGAGAGTATACAATTCGAGAATCATGTACCTCTTACATTGTGGATGTCCTTGCACTGTGCTAACGCATGAACACCACCACGTCTCAAAATGATCGAATGAGACatattaaaggcacaaacactgttaccttatacgtagaaccccagcacctccaccacttctaaggaaccgctttattcttgcCGAGCTAGAGCTATGGCGAGGAAGAAGCGACACACACTACGTACGGATGAGGAAGATGAAGGAAAGTCACATTGCGCTCACAATATCGCTAACGTGGTAGTTTCCCAAAGGAAGCGGTCACACCACTGCGTATAAAGTGTATGCACAGGGATTCTCATATGTCTTCCCTGTCCAAGGGACTGGTGGCAAGCACCACAAAGCAGCACTGGTCAGGTGCATTCCAATTAAATTCTTAAGAATTGAGAAAAGGCCGATTCAACACAAAGCAACGACCTGACACCCTTGCCAACAAACCTGTTGAACTGGCATTAAGTTTCAGATATTTGCGGCCACACATATGTAAACTaatgggcaaggttctgactggtgttgtagaagtcgcggggcgcttttttcgttgcgacgatagatcggattcatttacaagtagtgctccaggagggcacatgtaaccggcaaacagaggcctcaggagagcattagattataatcaaggaggcggcagggtacccaaggggcagcggagggatcaaaactggaagcagggcggtcccaaactggaagcaggttatgttgccccaactcacggaccaccctgactccagccttgtccgcgaaagcggacagctgatcttaaaatgcgtcagaaaattcggaaagtacgacttacacacagcctacagacatcaagatatactactagcacgcgcaggcctcggcgagccccaacccatggaccagtccgcgttctagctctggtgtccccgttaccgatttggtgtcctggagacgccgccaataatatgaaatagtgacacgttgttactagtaaaaaacacgatttaaGCCGCTAACGCTACGTTCAGCACTGCCGCGCCCAACAACTTCTACAACGCCTGTGAGAACTTCACCAAGCAATGGTTGTTCTTGGCAATACTAAGAACTTGTAAATTTTGTGTACCGCTCAtgcttaactttgtagtgcactgtggcttagtgaagcactacgattgcgtgtagcatacgtacacatcttacctgatagacggtgaacggggtcttgtacaaatatccgctgaagaagaaaagactacaccttcacatgtgttaaaacacatgccaaacttgaaaaaacagacgtacaatgaacctccacacgctaaaatagcaaaagcatcacttaatagtcgaaaactattgaaaaccttgcaagcgccatggcaagcgcaaatccgccattgctgctgatattgatgttgatcaggctgtccccttgcgatcgagtcggcaagcgcgtttctttattctatggaagcgcaattggcgcaatgtagccaaaataaacaaataaaactgtgaatcaactccaaatacacacacgcaaaagaaaaatcgtcgggattctctataacgacgtttccaaCCCCTAGACCGATATTTCATACAGCTTGTTGCATTAATTAAAATACctgcagtgcattgttttcataacgcgcaaaaaaaattctgcacttaagcttacccgcacaaacacgcggcgcaaattcgtagaacgccaccagtgcagcccccacccgccaagaaaatatatgactagtcaataataatagcatataattataacgtgagcgtcggcgcaatcaatggagaattcaattttatttgttatagAAAATCAAATGCAATGCAGTAAACAATGGATAGAATTAGGCATATAGCTTCCTGGAGTCTAAAAAAAATCTGCCTTGAAACTTGACGTGGTGACACGGCAAATTGTGGGTATacgattgaaaataattgctatagtgtgttcgtgtatgagtaagcttctcaaaaggactttcaagtgtttccatggtatggcaagcttatatcttgattcatcaagttttttttattcatattgtTCAGTTATGTTTAAAAAGCGAATTGTAAATCCCAAAGGTTTTGTTTTTTACCGGGggaacacagagttgagccactgttttgaaacaaacttttatttaaaggtagttacaagtaacaccgacaccctcgctcatgaAAATCCTAATGGTTGTGTTTTTTACCGGGGGaaacacagagttgagccactgttttgaaacaaacctttatttaaaggtagttacaagtaacaccgacaccctcgctcatgacaaaacaactttcactcgctgtgtccagacacttggttcaaggtgcatgtaatgcttcatctccaagctttgcgtggtttcttaaaggcattgtgaaatctacacggtgtttttattttacacctcctcatctcatagcacaagatctgaaatgcgtgaacaagaagaatcaggccagcacatattcacagaaatgaactcttcacagtgcagttgacaagtgcaaaaattacagcagaaactgccagtcacatgatatgagtacaacataactgttctttttgcgggaaagcctcagtcccatgccgacattaacctatatggtggtcatcactggcaatgtttgaaagattttcataaaataaagactgaatgtctggagtatttatcataagggaagtagaaactcgcacatcttctaaacagccctttgcagtgctaaatgtatgctggctattgatagtaataaatagtatgactgttacaactgttaaacaagacaaaagctcacaggaatatgaaggcttgaagtgataaacagtgtttggagggggaatgtagctggagtgaaccttttgacaaagatttgttttcgtcagtgccgcaattaagttcggcacagcaatctttatgcacgcttagctcactttcccacaccctcaatgtaggatgaagaggagaataagaaagtgcgtagaatgaagttgaagtgtagaaaagaaatggggagacagtgaaagagaaggtaggagcactgttgtagattattcttcgaaggctactcttccaaaagaaaaaaagaaaaatattaaatgtgtaaggaagcattgccaattgttattatgcctactcaagtaagagatgcaccataagggatgcaatataaaactgatctgatatgtagagtggcctaaagctttctgcaTAGTCTTGACAGGcatgacagcacagcactactgcaccacttctctcttcctaactgcactggaggcttgttaccagtaatcgtgccctgctgacatggttatctcttgtttctatgttgctgtccctaagctgttatttaaggacttccttttgagcttcagtgggccttgaaaggctagatgatggctgcgacaatctagggttttttgtagagtgaaatcttaacaggtgcacaacttttttgttggctggttcatttgaatggtctggcatctttctttttgggtcactttcactttcaacaagcatgaaaactggctcaaacaaattgtttgccttctcagccacaccctcagagacttcaccatctgatattgcctgtctgaccgagtccatttttgctcttaagagtgctgagctttacactgctttggctgcttccagctttgttatactctgtacaatgtgcaatgcccgacttgcctcacatgcttcttcgggtgagctctcatgggccttgttgctgctagttggattagcgatgaccacacagtgaatgtgcttgcacactgtaaagtgtataagatggtcacagcaagtgcacatgtaagtatgcacacacactgcacattccttacacctcaaaggacagcaagcaccatctcccacttttgacactttatatgagagccctttaatagactgagatggcacagtctatatgccatcttcatttaatttggcacagccatcttcatttaatttggcacaagctgccatttcactgccagacctgtggttctgaattctgctcagcttcttaccctttgcccctttcatcatctggatagcccttttcattaaaaaatgatttgtcaagtccatgagggcagaaataagtttgtcaccatgcttattctgttttctctccagcatagtatgctttaacgtcctgcgcttgctctcaaggtgcatgttagtgttgacagctgctctagtcctaaagcaataggcccactcttgcggcctaactgcatagtggtcattgaagtacttcaggaagtccctcagtttttcttcctcactagaaaggaattgcttaaaataatcttcaaatgccttttccgcgAGGAACTCTTAATAGTAGCCACACACTATGGTAAACATGTGGCCTTAGCTGTTTCTCTACACACTCGAGTATCTTCTTATGCCAATTGTTATCCACATGCCAGGCACTGAGTAGTTTCTGTTTTGCGGCACCCACGGCCATGGACCATGCTTTGTAGAATTGCGACGCATCATCAGATATCAATGTCTTAGCAGCCACTTTTTTGGCCATGGCCGACTCCAGATATTTGAAGAATGCTGTCAAAGTTTGCTCTTTCATCCGGTTGCAGATGAAATAAGCTATAGCTACACCTGATCCTATTTTATCTAGCACCAGAAGAGTGGTCAGCTCAAACTGGTACTCTGTAGTTCCATGTGTGGAGTCAAGACATACAGTACCTGCAGAGCCCAATTTTTCTAGTAGCTCCTTCTGAGACTCTGTCATCAGAACAAGAGCAAAGTCTGCTGAAGGAAATGTACCACTTGGGTCCACTGCACCTTGTGCCTTGTACAGGCGGACAAgtgtttcacctttttctttcatcacaagCACCCACATGTCTACACTGATAGCGTCATTAGTGTGACAATGTTCAGGAGCAGCAATGTTAAACTGCTGTTTGATGTTATGCAGGGTTGAGCACTCTGCCAAGTGCACGGGCCTCAGCTTGGATGCCACAGATGTTCTTACTCGCTTTAGAATGGTTTTCATGGGCACACCCCTTTCTAGGTTCTCTGCTACGCTGGCCTTTTCCTTGTCACTCATTCTCAAGTGCTGAATTTCTGGTTTATGACCGTAATGGTTTCTTTGATACCTGACTTTTATGGTGGTGCCTTCAGGTGTCGGACGGTAATTGTGACGGTAATAAATGAAAGACATATCTTACCAGACCTACAGCTCCCCTGACTTTTCTCCCGACGGTCACTAtgaccttcctttttccttgcctcgcctgatctattacagtaatagtggatccttgtttctccactggccagctttttggggtccctgggcaaaatgaaccagcagttttggctaccctcttcttctgctttccattcatgaaattctgtaataaaagcacaaaatagcattagatagtgacaagtactattgggagagagatgcaaacaaaaataatcactCTGAAGGCTTTGGACATGGGCTAatgtagcatttattttactccctcaccttcaactcgactgtgtcatgaggtcacccttgatattgctcaaatttatgttaaaatcgaatttcaaatgcaatgcgccataacttcaaaaaatttatcatattagttttgttttaataagaaacaaatatgaaacttaagcatgatctatgctcactccttcctcaatattgaatcagactgtacattcatagcaatgctgttacgataagacaaagacgaactgagagcacatggtgcaagctacgccccagaacagtgtgaatcgcttctctcagtttcttcttgaaaagctctttcttttcaagaagaacttgattttttactgtagataggggcttggcgagggagtgttccatcgtcacgcggttatgatctggcttgggcatgcgcctggttcgaagaggcagcattatgtgtgatttcaataaaccagttgctagtctgcgttcgtcctgtcttcttctacgttggtgtcttttctcaagcgcagtttaagttcacaaaaagatgtcttaccaagtagcctcctaacacactcttcttaaagaaaaaaggattgcgcgtgcgtcaaatttcgctctactttatgaaatctacaaccagagtccttcaattgaaggactgtggtactactaaagaattttcccaaagtatgccgggagaccaagccgctgacagccGCAATTGCAAGTGTGGTCCTGGACCTACGTCGGCCTGCATTCGGACCTATTGCGGCCTGAACTGAGGCGGAGACTACACCACGCACGCAAGTAGCGCAGcgcaacgtcagaacgcagaggAAATCTCTCCTCtcgtttaagtaaaaaaaaaaaaggggggggggtgttgcgcgagcgtcacatttcgctctattctatgaaatgtactgctaaagaGTTTGCCCACAATACGCTGGGAAACCATCCCAGCGACATCCGCAAATTCATGTATGGTCCCGGTTCTGCGTCTCTGCCGCATTGCAacgtgcactgaggcgaagactaggccacgcacgcatgtggcacagagcaacgtcagaacgcagaaaAGCTTACTCCTGTCGCTTAAAAAAAATAAGATGTACAAACGTCAAATTTCACTCCACTTGCTGTGCAGGAAAGCAGACAATGCCAAACGTATGTCATGTAGCGCATCGCTGGGAGCGCGCACACATGACTATACTATAGATGGATAATCAAACAAACTATATTTAACGAGGATACAAACTTCAAAATACCCCAAGGAAATAAATTAGGCACCTGCGCAAAAGCTGCTCTTCGCGAAACAGATGGAGAAACAGTAAACAAATGCCCGCAACGCATAAACAACTGCCTTTTTGGAGGCACACTGCacaacaagaaattaaaaaaagtccgAGATATAATATTGCGTTTAAACGTCATTTGCTCACGATGACTGAGAATAAACTTAATAAAACTGTTCCTCACCCTTATTGTTCCGGACCACCAGGTGCACGTAGTCAGCCTCGAAGTTGTGCGCAGCGATCTGGTGCACCGAATACTTCTCCATTGTAGGCAGGGAAGTGCCACATACGTcgcatttcatcaatttcttgaCATTCACGGCCATCTTGTGAACGCTCCTGATGTGTTGCAGCATGTTCTTCCTCAGTATGAATAGTTTGCTGCAAAATTCGCAGCGACGATCGTCATCGCCGATAGCAGCTCGATCACAGACGTGCGCCATTCCGACATTGCACGCACTAGGGTTGTTGTATAATCCGGCAGCAATACAGGGAAGAAACCTCTCCAATCACGTGACACACTAGGTATTCAGTGGCTCCATAGGGACAGTTGGAAACCAACTTAGGGAACCAACATCCGGGAATGCAGGGTCACGTGGATGCTGCCTTCTATTGTTCACCGGCCTCAGCCGGCCTGCGGGGAAACGCATGTGTTGGAAGAGCtcgatattcggtgacacatcgggttgagtgtttacttaagtacaaatactttgtgcccggagataatggttgctaaggacgaaagtaaaatgttattttgtgcgaagtaatgcagccggtggttgttttgcacgccgatcgcgtTTACTGCTGAAACTGTGCTACGGTTGTGGGCAGCAGCTtggcgctgctatcgggagcctatgcacgcgtttttttttttttcccttccgcggagcgagccatgagcgagctacgaaggaaatatttcgtcacttcgagccggaatgaggcaagcttgtgcttttgggcatgaacatcggggaccgccgtcggcttctattaaaTGTTTCCAatcaggacgaaactaacacctgacagtgtcacaggcacgtacgttcattgtataatttcacaagctaaattggatacatttaatttagtttgtaaacggataccgcgtgTTCTCGTTTCTGCCAGGCGAcatcgtccgccgtatacgcacgacacactgcgactgccgtgtgcgcaccggtgtttggggGTGATCGTacgacgatctgtgcacagcaggcgtaaaaagcCAACTTcaatgaccattttgcgcactaaatcttgtggaaggccaatatgagccatttgcgtgattacagcaacgtatatgtactccTGTACACTgatgataatgagcgagagtttgctacattgcgatctATGAACGCGGCTATCTAGCGCGTatatgagcggctactcttctcaacttatttatgactgttttcttagactgccaagatttgctgcctgtgtaaaaaaaaaaaaaaagcgggaacgccggctggtgacgcagcactttctttttctaagctATGCAGGCGATGTAGAAAAttattgtgcttttagagcggtttatgtaacatgcatactgacagagtgaaactaacgCTACTgagtgttctgttgttttgtatttcttgttatgcatcaagcacaacattatttgggtatgcaccgtagcatttcaacataaaacataatatgtatgctgacttcagttcattgcatgtcctcggcttacaagctcaaaattttaagcatgtgttgtgaaatcacctggccattggtttcaagctcgaaatgcgtatgtataaatgagcaaaggatacgtggaaaaaaggaagtatcatgggccttgtattggccatgtttttattgactgcgatcgtcacgatctgcgaaaaacaagtgccatatgggtcgagtgactcgaggcgagagcgcgctcacgtgcgcggagaaatcatgcgagtacctggtgcacgtgaggacgctgaattctcgcgcgacaagtgtgccttcgcgtgccacgagcacggaataaccacgtgtgttgagcaataaacgcgtacacgtgtacccgcgtcaagcgtgcaagacgcgaacgatccctgcaatgaacgccttcgcttaaatatcttctaaaacagtgccgaaaagcacaagcaaggtgtacttatacctcgcacgcGCGGGTggtttttgtaggcttgaagttctcccggccgattctcggtaaccacgcagaacgacgctctcggtcatttttcctggtcggaatctagaaaaaagtcttttcagactcagttcggttgctgcatccgaaggcgtaGCAGCTAGGCATGATTTCCCTGCAATGAAACGCGAGCGCAACAATCAGAAcacaaaaaacgtagggaacctgcgctgcctgcgctctaactcagccggccagtccggcgcttggaaggtatatggcacccccaaagtcacgtggtacggttgggccaataaacgcgtcggcggcgcggggaaaacgaatgcggtactctgaaattttttccagtgactctagtggCGGGTTACTGACGCCAGCCGAAGGAATGCAGACACAAGTTGTCAGTTTTGGGTAGCACGTGTACCGACGTAGTTCACTTTGTTGACACCGTAGTGCCACGGCTTGGTGCGATGCGACGTTGAACTTCTGTGATAATGCCTTCAAAAAAAGAGAGGACATGTTTTGTTCCCC
The nucleotide sequence above comes from Dermacentor andersoni chromosome 10, qqDerAnde1_hic_scaffold, whole genome shotgun sequence. Encoded proteins:
- the LOC140213760 gene encoding uncharacterized protein isoform X2 gives rise to the protein MAHVCDRAAIGDDDRRCEFCSKLFILRKNMLQHIRSVHKMAVNVKKLMKCDVCGTSLPTMEKYSVHQIAAHNFEADYVHLVVRNNKEFHEWKAEEEGSQNCWFILPRDPKKLASGETRIHYYCNRSGEARKKEGHSDRREKSQGSCRSDLVL
- the LOC140213760 gene encoding uncharacterized protein isoform X1 is translated as MAHVCDRAAIGDDDRRCEFCSKLFILRKNMLQHIRSVHKMAVNVKKLMKCDVCGTSLPTMEKYSVHQIAAHNFEADYVHLVVRNNKEFHEWKAEEEGSQNCWFILPRDPKKLASGETRIHYYCNRSGEARKKEGHSDRREKSQGSCRSVCKHIHCVVIANPTSSNKAHESSPEEACEILCYEMRRCKIKTPCRFHNAFKKPRKAWR